From one Sciurus carolinensis chromosome 9, mSciCar1.2, whole genome shotgun sequence genomic stretch:
- the LOC124993616 gene encoding LOW QUALITY PROTEIN: MRG/MORF4L-binding protein-like (The sequence of the model RefSeq protein was modified relative to this genomic sequence to represent the inferred CDS: inserted 1 base in 1 codon) translates to MWEPVAAPARARRWSLPAAMGEAEVGGGDAPGDKGPGEAATSPAETVVWSPEVEVCLFHAMLGHKPGVNQHFHMICIRDKFSQNTGRQVPSKVIWDHLSTMYDMQALHESEILPFPNPERNFILPEEIIQEVXEGKVVTEEEMKEMKEDGDPHGGPTTFLHLQGTWGNQTEKPSKDKEESSSDLRCKDGADKRKRSRLTDKVLTANSYPSSPSAAKRRPAQSRLSCRPCCLPSGPWANVAIRREAVEAPTMLSDHQRPGPTLLDVEDTKSTSVFSGVSSTCAALRGEQGRATRRRLRISKQ, encoded by the exons ATGTGGGAGCCCGTGGCCGCGCCTGCTCGCGCCCGGCGCTGGTCGCTCCCGGCGGCCATGGGGGAGGCCGAGGTGGGCGGCGGGGACGCCCCGGGCGACAAGGGACCGGGGGAGGCGGCCACCAGCCCAGCGGAGACGGTGGTGTGGAGCCCCGAGGTGGAGGTGTGCCTCTTCCACGCCATGCTGGGCCACAAGCCCGGGGTAAACCAACACTTCCACATGATTTGTATCAGGGACAAATTCAGCCAGAATACTGGGCGGCAGGTCCCATCCAAGGTCATCTGGGACCATCTGAGCACTATGTACGACATGCAGGCACTGCACGAGTCTGAGATTCTTCCATTCCCAAATCCAGAGAGGAATTTCATCCTTCCAGAAGAGATCATTCAGGAAG CAGAAGGAAAAGTGGTcactgaagaggaaatgaaagagatgaAGGAAGACGGGGACCCCCACGGTGGGCCGACGACGTTTCTTCATCTTCAGGGCACGTGgggaaatcaaacagaaaaaccCAGCAAAGACAAAGAGGAGAGCTCCTCAGACCTGCGGTGTAAAGACGGGGCGGACAAGCGGAAGCGCAGCCGGCTCACTGACAAAGTTCTGACTGCAAACAGTTACCCCTCCAGCCCCAGCGCTGCCAAGCGGCGCCCAGCACAGAGTCGTCTGAGCTGCAGGCCCTGCTGCCTGCCCTCAGGCCCCTGGGCAAACGTGGCCATCCGCAGGGAAGCTGTGGAGGCTCCCACCATGTTGTCAGACCACCAAAGACCAGGACCAACCCTCTTGGACGTTGAGGACACCAAGTCCACGTCTGTCTTCTCCGGGGTTAGCTCCACCTGTGCCGCATTGCGTGGAGAGCAAGGGCGAGCGACCAGGAGAAGGCTGCGAATTAGCAAGCAATAA